One window from the genome of Rhodothermaceae bacterium encodes:
- a CDS encoding response regulator transcription factor → MGAVDYIVKPFSPTELVARIQTALRKSDAFPEIFQSGALVINYEKRRVSLHEVPLELTATEYDLLRILSTNAGRVVTYEILLRNVWRLDKVDGTDGRRRIRAFVKKLRDKLGDDPSNPTYIFTESRVGYRMHRPDDAPETQG, encoded by the coding sequence ATGGGAGCGGTCGATTACATTGTGAAGCCGTTTTCGCCCACGGAACTGGTGGCCAGGATCCAGACGGCGCTGCGCAAGAGCGACGCATTCCCAGAAATATTCCAGTCGGGGGCGCTAGTGATCAACTACGAGAAACGTCGGGTGAGCTTGCACGAAGTTCCACTGGAACTCACCGCCACTGAGTACGATCTGCTTCGCATCCTGTCCACCAACGCCGGTCGGGTCGTGACCTATGAAATCCTGTTGCGTAACGTATGGCGATTGGACAAGGTTGACGGTACCGACGGTAGGCGACGGATCCGGGCGTTCGTGAAAAAACTGCGAGACAAGCTGGGCGACGATCCGAGCAACCCAACCTACATCTTCACCGAGTCGCGGGTAGGCTACCGCATGCACAGACCCGACGACGCGCCAGAGACCCAGGGTTGA
- a CDS encoding MotA/TolQ/ExbB proton channel family protein gives MLRLLIATQTAMPPTSGQAADESLLPTSFWGMVQYAQGFEWPLGVLFLVGLFLLTSAYVRYFRQWRGSNAMLKIETKNISAEGFSNAIGQSKTPNPFVTTGNLILEEFRRGGSAQAMIDYASQFIELDHEKYKETERYVVAAVYIALSIGLLGTLFGIFVLFMTGSRHGASDLVGLGIAVVSTMLALVIRLLLWPLNVYLQARVRRRYDTLRKWTIMLAYTLSADSSNPVHRN, from the coding sequence ATGCTACGTCTATTGATCGCCACACAGACTGCCATGCCCCCGACTTCGGGGCAGGCCGCTGATGAATCCCTTCTTCCCACTTCTTTTTGGGGGATGGTCCAGTATGCGCAGGGCTTTGAGTGGCCATTGGGGGTCCTGTTTCTGGTCGGCCTGTTTCTCTTAACCTCCGCTTATGTGCGGTACTTCCGGCAGTGGCGCGGCAGCAATGCCATGCTGAAGATTGAGACCAAGAATATTTCTGCGGAAGGATTTTCGAATGCGATTGGACAGAGTAAAACCCCAAATCCTTTCGTTACGACGGGGAATCTTATTCTGGAGGAGTTCCGGCGTGGGGGATCGGCCCAGGCGATGATTGACTACGCCTCCCAGTTCATCGAGCTGGATCACGAAAAGTACAAGGAAACTGAACGCTATGTTGTGGCCGCGGTGTACATTGCACTTTCTATTGGCCTGCTCGGAACCCTGTTCGGGATTTTCGTGTTGTTCATGACCGGCAGCCGCCATGGTGCCTCCGATCTGGTCGGTCTGGGGATAGCAGTGGTCTCCACCATGCTGGCTCTGGTCATTCGCCTGTTGCTCTGGCCCCTTAACGTCTATCTTCAGGCGCGCGTGCGTAGGCGCTATGATACTCTGAGAAAGTGGACCATTATGCTTGCGTATACCCTATCCGCAGATTCAAGCAACCCCGTCCACCGGAATTAA